One window of Candidatus Hydrogenedentota bacterium genomic DNA carries:
- a CDS encoding YhbY family RNA-binding protein encodes MDELTSLQRKHLRGLAQALDAVVIVGKQGVTENLVRAVAAALEAHELVKVRFNEFKDEKAALSEQIREATGSVIPGRIGHVVLFFRRHPDPEKRRITLPDAPKPPKRPPVI; translated from the coding sequence ATGGACGAATTGACCTCTCTCCAGCGGAAACACCTCCGCGGACTGGCCCAGGCCCTGGACGCCGTTGTAATCGTCGGCAAGCAGGGTGTGACCGAGAATCTGGTCCGGGCGGTGGCCGCCGCGCTCGAGGCCCACGAACTGGTTAAGGTCCGGTTCAACGAGTTTAAAGACGAGAAGGCGGCCCTGTCGGAACAAATCCGCGAGGCCACCGGCAGTGTGATTCCCGGGCGCATCGGGCATGTGGTGCTCTTCTTCCGCAGACACCCCGACCCGGAGAAGCGCCGGATCACCCTGCCCGACGCCCCCAAGCCGCCCAAACGCCCCCCGGTCATTTGA